Within Vigna unguiculata cultivar IT97K-499-35 chromosome 2, ASM411807v1, whole genome shotgun sequence, the genomic segment TGCGTGAGATTGGGAGTGGGATTTTATTGTCCATTGGAGGTGCTATTTTCATCAATCTGTTTCTCAGTCAGACTACTCGTCCTGTAACTCTCAAAACTCTTTATATGTTTTCTTAAAGTATTTGTCTATTTTAATCTCAGTAAAATCCTTACCATGTTTTctctttaaatttatgatttttatcaaaaattaaaaaggatgAAAGTAGGTGGTTGTTTAGATTTTCCTTCCACTCTTTCTggtataatacttttttttttctttttaacttttttatatacaatttggttaattaaaacttattaaaGTTACTATCTTTTAATATGAAAGATACTAATGGgttttaccttttaatattaaagttactatttttaaaaaatttaatccattGAATTGAGAGTGAGTAGAAAAGGGTGTATTGAGAATTTTAACCATGGTGGATGgtgaaacaaagaaaacaaagtgATGGAGTGATGAAATTACAAACCATTGCCCTTAAAATATCTTATCCCTTTTATGGCAGTAGAGAAGGTATCTGATCCCCTGTGCCGTACTTTAAGAAAGTTCTTATctccaaaataatattttggaaatttaaataataatttattcttatgTCATTATTGAGAACTCCCTTTCAGCaatccctctctctctctctctctctctctctctctctctctctctctctctctctctctctctctctctctctctctctctctctctctctctctctctctctctctctctctctctctctctctcttagcCATCAGTTTTAAtagttacaatttttattttccaaaatgaatccttaataattacattaaattaagaGTAATTACctgttatatttttaacatttatttaataataaagttatgatatttatttaatctattaattagccattttattgtaatatttatttattacataaaaatgtagataaatatatttttgtgcttgtatttccattttcaattaaatataactgaaatgtaacaatattttattctaagcAGTTTGAGTAAATCAGAATCATTAACTTATTCATTTAATGATAATTTCGTTAtctatatatttagaaaaaaaatacacattgaATGATTCaataacttatttaatatttgtaattctactaactaattaaaataaattgccCAAAAAATGTCTGTTTTGCATCACTTATTAACTTATCATGGTGTAGGGAAAGTTTCCATCTTTACTTTTCCCAATTGAAGTTAAAAATATCCAACTAGGCAAGCATGGCAGTGACAGTGGAGTCTATGATACTGAAGGAAGGTataattgttcaattttttttaatatcttttggTAATAATTTTAGtcataaaattacaaaacattattatatattttcatggTCATTGATAAATCTCTATTTTTATGTACTTTATGGTGTGTTTAGGTTTGTTCCTTCAAAGTTTGAAGCAATTTTCAGCAAGCATGCACATACAAATCCAAATTATTTGACATATGATGAGTTGAAGGAAATGATTAAGGCAAATAGAGAGCCTAAGAATTTAACAGGAAGGTAAGTTTGTCATATATATCATTTAatcacaaataattaatattattaattgtaaaagttataaaattgattatgcATGATGATTCATGCTTAAAATGCATGGTCTGTTATATCGATATTAGAAATCTAAGGttagaaaaatatgtttatgatgtttgatttatctttatatgTGATCATGCATGATTTTTAgccatatttttttgtaaaaaaggTAAATTATACCATATTATAGCATGTtactctttgattttttttataaatacttttaatcaACCAAAGTTGATTTAGTAATTTCTGATAACTATATACTTTCtcatatttatgattatttatttccGGGTATGAAAAAATTTGTCTTGTATAGTTAAGAATTTATATATAGTTTGTGACAAAAACTCTAGCTATTATATGAAATTAGTGATAGTTTTTGGTGGTTTCACAAGTAATCGTTAACATGTTGCAATGATGATGAATGCACAGAATTGGTAGTTTTGTGGAATGGAACATACTTTACAAACTTGCAAAAGATAAGAGTGGTTTGCTTCAAAAAGATACAATCAGAGGTGTTTATGATGGAAGCTTGTTTGAACAGCTGAAAAACCAACACTCTTCAGgcaaaaagaagtaaaaattttCAGACacagtttatttttatttttatgatggaAGCTTGTTTCAACATTCAAAGTGTATGTCTACTTTTATGTTCGTCATTGTTGTATTTGCCAAGTCAAAGGTATTTGTGTCATCATTTGGAATTTATACCTAAAAAGTTTGTACATAGTGAAACAAGAAGACAATGTATTAAATTGGTGTTCTTACATATTACAGTATTTTAGATTAAACATTTGTATGATGATGAAGTTGGCTTCAAATTtgtagatatttatttatttacttttacataTTTACCTAATTGAGGACAAATGGTAGtgcataacaaaaaataaatgtaacgtcccctttaaaatatctttattagTAATTAAGGAAACTTCTATGAAACTGAGGAAAAAGGTAGGAAAATAGCATGTATTATGGaagaaaaaatacataaatccAAGGAAGGAGAGAACTTTTGGAACAAAACCTTTTCAATATAGTTTTACTAGAAAAATGAATTTCGAAATTATGAATTGGAAAGCGATATGGAGAGATATATTGgaacaaaaataaacatattcatGGTGGTGAAAAGGATATGATAAAAAGAGAATGGATGAACTTGTTCGAAGGAAATATAATATGGAAAATAGGAACAATTAAATAGTATTTCTTGAAATCTCGTAAAAAATGTAAGTggtttttcattaaatttttaagatgttttgcttcttttttattatatgatgcGTATAAATAATGCTTTGTCAATggtataattttctttaatgcTTTTTTCATGACATGGTCTTGATtagtaaaaaaagtttataaatctTTTTTACTGTATGTTTgcaaaaatgtttaaaataattatttgaaatactaTAACAAAAggtataattacttatttggtATCTCAATTTTCTGATTAAGTTTAATTTGATATCTATACatgttgtgaaatttttaattttttaatatatatatatatatatatatatatatttaaatttttaaatttttttcaaaaaatttaaacctatcacgtgtcagtttatcatcgtgtcACGTGgtagcttacaatcatgacacgtgacagtgataatagttatattcaatttagtcctctatttaaattttttgtttaatttagtatcctaactttttaaaatgatccaatttcgtcctctCCAATTTAAgatcaaattagtaaataatcttaattacaatttatatatatatatatatatatatatatatatatatatatatatatatatatatatatattacaataactttttctaatatatacatcaaatcatcaaaCCAAAAGTATGAATACCaattgaacttaaccaaaaagtTAAGatactaaattagtaattacaCTTAACCAAAATTACTTTAGACAACGATATACAAATGTgatgtaaattataaaaatcgtGGTCTAAAAATTAGACCATAATTTTTTAGGCATGATATAGGTGAGTGTAGCTATAGATAATAAACAATGATTATTAGTACGACAATACCCTTAAAATTGTTGCTTAAAATCTTCACAATAGACAACAAATATTCTGGTTGATTTTAGACCTTACATATACTTTTAGACCACATTTCTACTAGTTTTGCTCACATAGTTTAAAGCAACAGTTATATAATCATGGACTTTCATGATATTatacaacatttataaaaatgtttattatatatttaggCCACATTTACTTAGCTGTTGTCTAATTTAGTGTGGTCTAAACTATAAAATGTTATAGTGAAAGACTCAATGATCTCGTAATACAATAACACCGCCCCATATCATTCCTCCTCTATAATGATTAAATCCCGAGAAAATTGCAAGGGACTTATGATCTCTATTTGTACAATATGTTGTGTCCAACGAAACGACAGCTCCATAATAATGATAGTCAAATAACATTCTTTCCAGCTTCACCATATGTCATATCTCTTTGCCTCCTTGAGTTCAAATAATTCTTTGTATCTTCTCTTGTATAGCCTAAATTCTCTCTACCTCCTACATATTTACTCATCAAATCAAATGATGCCTTTTATTGAATCCATGTCTGTTATGCTATTTCAAGATCATATGCTtgataatatgttatttttcgTTGAGAAGGTAATATATGAATGGTTTCTAGTGGATGAAGCGAGTGATTATCATCATCAACAAAATCAACTACTTTATATCTTTTCCTAACTCTTTTAACTTTCATTATTGCAACACATCCATTTCTTGTCTCAGGTCTTATTGGTCTTAAAGTCTCTTTTATCTGATTTTCGCATACCTTCCTTAAATGTAAGAAGTAATagacccatttttttttattctttttagggTAGTATTTTCTAACTTCAAAACCTTTATTACTATCATAATTAACCAAAAACTTCCATGCATCTTTTAGATTATCAAATTCAAGACCAAATTTAAGATTCAAACTTGTATAGATCAAATACTCCTataaaaaacatgaataaaactaaaataatttattaaatacataataaagCATAAAGGCATAATCATGatagaaaaatatgtttatacatttaaatgtattgtgaaaaaaaaacgaaacacacacacacacaaacagtTGCTCGGGCTTGGTCATTGCGACCCCTTTGTGAGGAGGTACCCCTTCTCCCGAAGTTACGGGGCTATTTTGCCGAGTTCCTTAGAGAGAGATGTCTCACGCCCCTAGGTATTCTCTACCTACCCACCTATGTCGATTTCGGGTACAAGTACCCATTTGTTGAAGGTTGTTTTCCTAGGAGTATGGCATGGATTACTTCAGCGCTTCAGCGCTGTAACGTCTCGTACTCGAACTTTGGCTTGaggcacacacacacacacgtggcacacacacacacacgtggcacacacgcacacacacacacacacacacgtggcacacacacacacaccacacacgcacacatgcacgcacacatgcacgcacacacgtgGTAGTGGTAATGGTCATGGTTATTGTGCTCACGGGTTGACTCGTAAACCCGTACGAGTCTACGAGTCACTACACTGTTCACGAGTTAACTCGCTCgtaaacttgtttttttttagacTCGGAGTGGACTTAGAATAAACTCAGTTGACTCGTAACAGACTCCCGAGTTCGAAACGAGTTACTGAGTTTGTAATGGGGGACAAAACGACATGAAAATATGTCGTTCCTATGCGGATTTTAAACCCAAAAAAAAGCCCCAACATCAGAAATTGAAGACCCATATGAAATCAGAGATTGAACCCCCACAAACCCTAATCGAAAAAGAAGCAAAGATTGAAGCAGCCCCGACAAGAATCGAAGGTGAAAGCACCAACATTTTCGTAGCCTCACGACCTCCGACCAGCTTCGCGACATCGCATTTCGTATTTCGCATTTCTCTTCTCTGATCTGTGTGTCCCGTAGTTGAGTGGTAAGCAAATGGGTCTTCACAAATGGGTCTTTTCTGATTTCACAGttcacattttataatttgatttgaagAAATGGGTCACAATGGTTatttaaaagtgttaaaattGAAATAGGTCTTGAATCATGATGTTGAAATGGTCACATAGTACCGCTGAAATGggtctttattttctttatataatttattttttttatttattgtttcttagtttcttaattattgttattacatatgtttatatgtttattttttacttatagTTTTCTAAAaagacaaataattttatttttagttgattgCTGTTTTGCAATGTTTGGAAGTGGGACAACTTCAAAATTTTGTGAGCCTAATGCTAGACCTCTTAGACCTAGAAGTAAGAATGCTTCAGGAAATCGTACTGACATTGGATGGAAACATGGAACAAATGTTTTGGGCAatggaaaaaaagttaaatgcaACTATTGCTCAAAAACATTCAATTGAGGAATTTTCGGATTTAAGCATCTGGTACTAGATATGATTCTGAACCATGTGCCTCAGTTCCTGAAGAAGTGAAAGTTGTAATGATGAAAGTTGTGGCAGAGGCTAAGGATGtttcagaaaagaaaagaagacgaAATACAATTGATGACTTTGATGATGAGCATATTGAAGAGGTGGATACCAATCAAAGTAGCAATAGTATGATGTTCAAAAATAAAGGAATAGAAAAATTCAGTCAAGGTGTTCAATCTACTTTAAATCAACTGTACAAGAAAGGGGATAAAGAAAAAGTTGATACTCAAGTGGCTGAATTTTTTTACACAAGTGCTATTCCATTCAATGTTATTAGAAATCCTGCTTTTGCAAAAATGTGTGAAATGATTGGAAGATATGGAGTTGGCTACAAACCTCCATCATATCATGGAGAAAAACTTTTGAAACAAGTAGTGCAAAAAATCGATATAATCCTTGAAGAGTTTAAGAAGGAGTGGAAAAGAACCAGTTGCACTATCATGTCTGATGGGTGGACTAATAAGAAAAGATGTTCAATTTGTAAATTTCTAGTGAATAGTCCTAAAGGACGTGTTTCTTTATTCATTGGATACATTAGATATCTTTATAACTGCAGATAAAGTGTTTAAGATGTTGGATGATGTAGTGGAATTTGTTGGAGAGGAGAATGTGGTTCAAGTGGTTACCGATAATGCTGCAAATTTCAAGGCAGCTGGGGagttattgatgaaaaaaaggGGGCATTTGTATTGGACTCCATGTGCTGCCTATTACATTGATTTGATCTTTGAAGATTTTGAGAAACATTTAAAGGTCCATCAAATTACTATCAAGAAGGGGAGAAGAATCACTACCTACATTTATGGTAGAGCAATGCTAATTAGCATGCTGAAGAAGTTCACCAAAGGTAAAGACTTGATAAGGCCAGGTATGACTAGATTTGCCACATCTTATTTAACTCTTGCATGTCTCCATGAATTGAAAGCATCGTTAATGAGCTTATTTAGCTCTAATGAGTGGAAATCAAGCAAATTTGGAACTTCAATAGAAGGGAGAAAAATTGAGCATGTGGTATTAGATAGCCGATTCTAAAAGAATGTAACCACTTGTCTCAAAGTTGCTGCTCTTTTGATGGTGGTCCTTCTACTAATGGATTCAGATGTAAAACCCGCAATGGGTTTCATTTATGAAGAAATGGATTCTACAAAAGAgaagatcaaatttaactttaataatattaagaaaaggTAATATTTATATACCTTATCTCTTTTAGATTGTCAATCCAtattttgtgtaattatttctAACATTGCATGATTGCATAATTGTAGTTATGAAATAGTTTGGAACATAATTGATGAGAGGTGGAATAATCAACTTCATAAACCTTTGCATGTGGCTGCATATTACCTTAACCCTCACATGCACTATGAACCTAATTTTAGAAATGATGATGTTGAGGTAAAGGAAGGGTTGTATGAATGCATGAAAAGATTGGTCAAGGATGTTGCAGAgaggaaaaatattaatttgcagCTTATAGAGTTTCATTTTGCAAAAGGACTTTTCTCAATGGAAAATGCAAAAGATTGTAGGAAAGTTATGCTTCCTGGAGAATGGTGGGAGATGTTTGGAGATGGAACTCCAGAGTTGAAGCGATTTGCTATTTGAGTTTTGAACTTAACTTGCGGTTTTTATTATTGTGAGCGTAATTGGAGCTCATTTGAAATGGTAAGTTAACTTTGTTAAGTTATTTTTTGCTTCTAATTTTTGGCTTGTAAACATTCATATTTGTTTATAGGTGCacataaaaagaagaaatcGTTTGCATCAGAAAAAGAGGAATGACTTGGTTTATGTCATGTACAACTTGAAGCTCAAAAGTAAACAAATTAGGAAAACGGTTGCTCTCTCATTTGATGATATTGAATCTGATGATGAATGGATAACGAAAGATGGAGATAATGTTGGGTTTGAGCTAGTTCAAGGTGAAGGTGACGAGGGAAATGTTGACATAATTGGGTCAAGTTCAGTTGATTTTACTTTAAGAGCATTTGATCTTgataatatagttttttatgCCAATGTTGATGATGCACACTTATCATCTGAGGAAGAGCTTgatggtgatggagaagatgatgaagaagaagatgatgttaGAGATGATATATTTAGAGGATTGGAGCCAGAAATTTGAAGTTATTTATGTTGTGATTTGTATTAACTTATGTGTTTGGTGTACTTTGAACTTATATAACTAGGGCATGTGTGTTGAACTAAGTTATTTTAGAATTATTGAACTATTGTTTACCTTTTGCATTAATTGTGGtggtgaaattttgaatttgtatgGTACTATATACAACTTTTCAGATGAAGTAGACTCTTATGAGTCTACGAGTCGAGTCTGTGAGTCGAGTCTACGAAGCTCTCACGAGTCTATGTAGACTCTCGAGTTTGATAACCTTGGTAGTGGTTGTgctcaatttagtcatttatttaaaattttgcagAAATATTGGTCATAATAGAAGAAACTATCCAAATAGAtactaaattttcattttgagtAATTCTTATCACTACATTGCATCAACTTTGTCTACTTTAATTTCAATGTATGTCATCCATTAATTATTAAGATGTTTCATTTCTTGTACTTTTTATTAAGGAAatcttccttttctttcatGTGCATATTATTCTCCTATTAATTACTcaactaaatttttaatttaaaaaaaaataattgtaataattcaaaacgtgaaaaaaaatttagaaaaataaaaaaatttacttgtCATCTTCAAACGACTACTTCATCAAAATTACAAGACTCAAGTCGTACTAATATAATACAACTTTgcttaagtaattaattaaagtcATATCATAATGACATGACTTTACTTTTACAGCAAAATCTTTTCATTTTAGCACGactttttcacaacaaaatctTACTATTTTGACACAACTTTCTCtccttgaatatttttaaaaaaattgccccattttttaaattataaaagtaaattgcACCATAATTGTAAAAAAGCCACCAATTCTTCTATCTCTTTTTCTTCCCGCGGTCTCTGATTATATATCCAATTTTCTCAAGTTACAGAAAATATACTACAAAGCTTTATCgaaaagataaacaattatGATTAGACACGTTGATTGGACACAAACTCTCTTTCCTTCCACACATCGTCTCCTTTCCGATTCCAAGCACAAAACCTCCTTCCCTACGCTAACTACAGCTCTCTCctctaattttcattttcatttttttactaaGCATATCTcttgaaatttgaaatacaaaataaaaataaaaaatatatttcagatagtataattcaaaatatattttatttattacaaattgtataatttagaataaaaattttatatttcaaattatacaatttgtaaatataatgtaaaaattaaaaatggattCTGAATTGTATAATTcagaatgaaaaataataaaataaattttagattatataattcagaatgtaaaatttgtataattcaaattatgcatttcttattttatattctaaattatgtaatttggaatataaattttgtacttTGGATtgtatattctaaaatatttttgaattatgtgttgcgaaattaaaaatgaaaagagggtaaaaataaaaatgaaaatatatggaGGTCATATTATAGAGGTGCATAaagaaatattcttttaattgagTTTCTAGACTTGATTAGAGTCATATTAGGCCCATAAATTTTGTAGAATTCGTATGGTTTCTTCTTTCTGCACCTCTAaagttttcaattattttgattatgcccttaagaaaaataaatgaaaattaaaatcttaatttgCTAAGTAGTAATTATGGCAATTGGTGGTATTTATTGTGGTGGTTATATCAGTGACACTGCATTCCCAAATGATTTCTTGTCTCTCACTCAAATTGAACTGCAGTTAAAACCTAAACTGGATATCCATATCCAGCTTAAAACGTTACCGAATTTTGAGATTTGGTAAGAAAATGACACTTTCGGTTTGGGATAATCCCGCTTCCAGATGTCAAGATCTGGTGAAGCTTTTCCATATGTTTTTCGGATGTCGAGTTTCGAAAGTAACGTGAAATTCCCATACTTCCAAATGTCGAGATCCAATACTTCTAAGTGCCTTCCAGATGTTGACATCCGGTGACTACGAATGTCACATGACATAACTTTTGGATATCGACATCCGGTAAAGCTTTTTCAGTTATCTTCTGGATGTTGAGTTCCAGAAGGAACATAAAATCTTTATACTTTCGAATGTGGAGATCCGGTATGTATAAATGTTTttcggatgtcgacatccgatGACCACAGATGTCACGTGACATAGCTTCTGGATGTTAAGATCCGACAAAGCTTTTGCAGTTGTCTTTCAGAAGTTgaatctaaaatatatgaaaacaaacaCCTCTGGAAGTTACCCTTATACCCGTATCTAATTTTTCGACATCTGtccaattttttggtttttttgtcATTCTCCTCTCTTAACTCTTTTAACATTTCCGCTTCCCTTCCCGCTCATCTTTTAGGGTTTGTGGCATACGAGGATGGCttgcaaatttcaaaattcctTCCTCTTCTCCTCCTTCCTAAACACCCTCTCTGCTTCTCTCCTTACTAAACACCATTTCTGCTCCTCTCCATTTTTCAGTtccaagaaaaaaatgatttagtTGTTACAAAATTGGTTTATGTATGTTGCTTTCACTTTGGTTGACCGTGTTGAAATAACGAGGATGACTACAGGGACAGGCGTTGGCTCCGATGATGGCGGTGGCTCGGGATCGTGTTGTCGTTTCTGTTTGTGAGGATTGCGATCTTGAGGTGCTGACTCCAAGTTTTTGTGTAAAAgggtatgtttttcttttcttttttgttagtACCATTTGTGTGTTCTAAAGTTTTCTaacttttcttattcttttgtCCCTCTGTACTTTAACGTTTCTTCTATTGAAGAGTAGATCGAAGACTTTTAAAGACCCAAGATGAAGTTCTCTAGGCAAAAGAATGCAAAATCATTATTAAGAGGCTTTATATGTaaaaaggtttgatttttattatttccccatttttttgagtttgattttattaattcttCAGAGTTACTTATTTCTTCTGCTTTGATCAAGTAAGATTTCTGAGTTggcttttgtttgttttttagatGTCTCCAAAAAAGCTTTACATCTCATATTGTTCTGCTTcgatgttttattttaacacAACAATCTTTAAACAGAGCAATCTTTAAACGGTTAGTATGTATAGTTTCATAACtttggttatttttttatcattaaggTTTTCATttactaataaatttatgtttacgAGTTCCTCATGCCATGATTTTATTCCCTTTTGAAGGAAGTTGAAGAAAGGTTAAATCTTTaaggtaattttattattatcacaaCCTAATTGTATTTGAAGCTTTGAACAAGATCTATGGCTGATCAAGTAGTATGGCTAAACAAGCTTTGAAAAAAGATTACGAGTTCCTAATTGTTTTTTGAGCCAACCCATCCTGATAATGCTGGGTTTATGTGTTCTTGGAATCTTTGTGGTGGTTTTTCTCTCCTCCCCATACTGGCATTTAGAGTTATTTATGTGAGGATACAGGTAAACCTTCTTTCCTTTACTATGGTGTGTGGTTCCGGTCATGGCATTTGTTGTCCTTGGGTTTACTTTATGGTGTGTGGTTCCGATTGTGACATTTGTTGTCCCTAGGTTTACTTTATGGATCATGTAACAAATGATAATGTGTTTCAGGCCCTTTTAATTTTGAGGCAACAAAGACAAAGGGGTCTTCCCACTACATCTCAATGCATATAGCTGGTCAAAGGTCAGTGCTTTATAAACAGTGTGGAATTTAGATTAGGAATAATGATGATTTATTGTGTTGTAGTTATGTTTTTAGTGTCTATAATTCATCAATCACTCAAAGGTTATGTTTTCTCCTTATCAATTTGTATGTAGTTATGTTTTTAGTGTCTATAATTCATCAATCACTCAAAGGTTATGTTTTCTCCTTATCAATTTGTATGTGATTTGTTTTGTATTATAGgtttcaatattatatatttgttgtcATCCGAGTGTCTGGTGAATGAGGCAACAAGGTCTGTGGCAGGGATTGgaattgaaataaaagtttGGAGTATATCAAGTTAAATTTAAGGGACAGGTCACATTAAAGGAAACCTATGATGGTGAGtcatttgaattgaaaaatataatattttattttcatgttggttgatgatgtttgattttgatcatctttacatttttgttttttgaattcATTGTTAATGCTATAAACTATTATGGTATTGatgtctttatctttatgattttgaatttagTGAGTTGAATGAAGTCCTGTAGTACCATCTACATGGTTATCATGTGGTGGATAGGGATAAAGACCTATTTATATTGAAAGGTTGGGAAAAGTTGATCCCATTAAGCTTATGCAAGTGACTACCATAGAAAGGTATTTGAGATACCATGTGCAGGATTTTGAGCAAATGTTTGTTAAATTTCCTGCATATTCTGGGTTTTCTCACTTTAGTAAGGGTCAACATTGCAAAATTGTTTGATGCTCCAACTTTAGTGAaaacttttgtttgaattttaatttgtttggtaatttcttttatggttttaattgtttatatcaCATAGCAATTGGTGGTCATAATGTAGTTTTATTCTAATAGCTAAAccaattatgattataaaacaAGATTACCTCCGAATAGAAGGAATTGAAAGTAAAGGATTCCTTATTATAGGTACTGAGTCATtcataatgttatttatttactttgatGATACACTATAATTTTAGAATGGATGattaatgtataaataaatatcaattggCAATCATGAAGTATACTTGAAACTAAAAGTGTTGTGTTTTAAACTATATGTTCTCAGTGTTCAAAGTATTGTAATGTATCATCTCATTGA encodes:
- the LOC114169462 gene encoding probable peroxygenase 5 produces the protein MASSPPSLNHKQEEVAGVVGEKSISLEDNVLQKHAAFFDINKDGVIYPWETFQGMREIGSGILLSIGGAIFINLFLSQTTRPGKFPSLLFPIEVKNIQLGKHGSDSGVYDTEGRFVPSKFEAIFSKHAHTNPNYLTYDELKEMIKANREPKNLTGRIGSFVEWNILYKLAKDKSGLLQKDTIRGVYDGSLFEQLKNQHSSGKKK
- the LOC114174418 gene encoding uncharacterized protein LOC114174418; protein product: MFGSGTTSKFCEPNARPLRPRSKNASGNPSGTRYDSEPCASVPEEVKVVMMKVVAEAKDVSEKKRRRNTIDDFDDEHIEEVDTNQSSNSMMFKNKGIEKFSQGVQSTLNQLYKKGDKEKVDTQVAEFFYTSAIPFNVIRNPAFAKMCEMIGRYGVGYKPPSYHGEKLLKQVVQKIDIILEEFKKEWKRTSCTIMSDGWTNKKRYKVFKMLDDVVEFVGEENVVQVVTDNAANFKAAGELLMKKRGHLYWTPCAAYYIDLIFEDFEKHLKVHQITIKKGRRITTYIYGRAMLISMLKKFTKGKDLIRPDVKPAMGFIYEEMDSTKEKIKFNFNNIKKSYEIVWNIIDERWNNQLHKPLHVAAYYLNPHMHYEPNFRNDDVEVKEGLYECMKRLVKDVAERKNINLQLIEFHFAKGLFSMENAKDCRKVMLPGEWWEMFGDGTPELKRFAI